Genomic segment of Corynebacterium urealyticum DSM 7109:
CACCACCCGCGCCGGCGGCCGCCGGGTACGCCCCCGCAGCCCCACCGCCGTTGGCACCAGCGCCCTGGTCCGAGGCGTGCTCGCCGTTCTGGGCGAAGTTCTGGCCGCCGAGGTTGTGTTCCGCCGTGCGCTCCGTGGCGCCCGCAGCACCCGCGGCGCCCAGGCCGGCAGCGCCGAGACCTGCGGCGGCGGCCGTGCCCGCACCCGAGGACTCATCCGCGCGGTGCCGACCCCCGCCCATATCCGAGGAGCCAGCAGCACCCGCAGGACCCGTGGCGCCCGGCAGCTTCGCCACCAGTGGCACCTGATCCTCGCTCAACCGGCGCAGGTCCAGCGCCATTTCCTTGGCGTCCGCGTGCCGGTCGTCGGGGTTTTTCGCCATCGCGGTGAGCACGATGGCGTCCAAACTATCCGCCTCACGGTGGGAAAGATGCATGCCCTCGACCGTCGACGGTGCCGGCGGGGCGTCCTGGACATGCTGGAAAGCCACCGAAAACGGCGACTCTCCGGAAAACGGCGGCTGACCTGTCGCCAACTCGTAGAACACGCAGCCAGCAGCGTAAATATCGGAGCGGGAATCCGCCGACTTACCCCGCGCCTGCTCCGGGGAGAGGTACTGGGCGGTACCGATGACCGCGGCCGTCTGCGTCATCGCAGAAGAGGAATCAGACAGGGCACGGGCGATACCGAAATCCATCACCTTCACCGCGCCGGTGTTGGTGATCATGATGTTCGCCGGCTTGATATCCCGGTGGATGATGCCCGCCTCGTGGCTGAAGTGCAGCGCCTCCAGGACCTGGGACATGATGGCGGCGGCATCCGTGAGCCGCATCTTGCCGTACTCCTGGATGATGTCGCGCAGCGTTTCGCCCTGCACGCGCTCCATCACGATATAGGGCACGGAGCCATCTTCCGGCGGGGTCTGGCCGGTGTCGTACACCGCCACGATTGCCGGGTGGTTCAGCTTCGCAGCGTTCTGCGCCTCGCGGCGGAAGCGCTCCAGGAAGTTCTCGTCGCGGGCGAGGTCCGGCCGCATCATCTTGACGGCGACCTCGCGGCCGAGGAGCTCATCGACGGCGGCATAAACGTCCGACATGCCACCAGTGCCGATCTTGGCACCTAGGTGGTATCGGCCTCCGAGGATCGCCCCGTCACGGTCCACGACCGACCTCCTCTGATCTTCCAACTCACTGTGTACTGCCGCGGTACGGCTCGGGCGGGTGCCCGCCCGGAATCTGCTTCAAAGCCGGTAACTTTACCGCGCCACAGTTCCCATTACTACTTTAGTGTTTTCTTCGCCTCGGAAAGCCCGGTCGCGCAACTGGGCAACGGGCTGCGGCTAGATCGCCCGCAGCCCCAGCGCCCCGACCTTGCCATCGGCGGGGTTGGAGGTA
This window contains:
- the pknB gene encoding Stk1 family PASTA domain-containing Ser/Thr kinase — its product is MDRDGAILGGRYHLGAKIGTGGMSDVYAAVDELLGREVAVKMMRPDLARDENFLERFRREAQNAAKLNHPAIVAVYDTGQTPPEDGSVPYIVMERVQGETLRDIIQEYGKMRLTDAAAIMSQVLEALHFSHEAGIIHRDIKPANIMITNTGAVKVMDFGIARALSDSSSAMTQTAAVIGTAQYLSPEQARGKSADSRSDIYAAGCVFYELATGQPPFSGESPFSVAFQHVQDAPPAPSTVEGMHLSHREADSLDAIVLTAMAKNPDDRHADAKEMALDLRRLSEDQVPLVAKLPGATGPAGAAGSSDMGGGRHRADESSGAGTAAAAGLGAAGLGAAGAAGATERTAEHNLGGQNFAQNGEHASDQGAGANGGGAAGAYPAAAGAGGAGGELPTSYPDHGTYPDTQTPLIDEEPKRRWWIPVVAILAVLFLLGAGTWAYIASDRSAATAETVNVPDVKNLTQDEAERKLHDLGLELRVKERPHADIERGRVIRTEPGPNSSVPKGTEISLVVSSGKEITEVPDLTGKNTSEAAQLLKEAGLSLNNRVKEEPSDSVPEGQITEQSPAQGSQVSKGTKITITVSTGPQEVRVPVVTGQDVEGARSNLEASGFTVLVIEVDSTEPEGKVLSVSDEGSRLREGSEVTLTVSRGNQFRVPNVSGKEFGQVYETLRAAGWEGSPDKLRRVDVPTNDLGRVDRVARQKPSEGATLDKNATVTVDVFIFRLIP